The following are encoded in a window of Saccharothrix longispora genomic DNA:
- a CDS encoding LLM class F420-dependent oxidoreductase codes for MSVELGGYGVWEMAPRWVGGGERARELEELGYGTLWLGGSPGSEVFATVADLLSATDKLVVATGILNVWATPAAEVNDGYRELAWTDRFLVGIGVGHREIVGEVYHSPYQKLVHYLDELDVPRDRLALAALGPRVLRLAVARTSVAHPYLVTPEYTARARETVGSGALLAPEQHVVLEEDPGTARDLGREALSAYLRLPNYTRNWLRHGFAEEDLLDGGSDRLVDALVAWGPVERVAERLREHRLAGADHVAVQVVGASPGRDAYREIAEALR; via the coding sequence ATGTCTGTCGAGTTGGGCGGGTACGGCGTGTGGGAGATGGCGCCGCGGTGGGTCGGCGGCGGCGAGCGCGCCCGTGAGCTGGAGGAGCTGGGCTACGGGACGCTCTGGCTCGGCGGGTCGCCCGGGTCGGAGGTGTTCGCCACGGTCGCCGACCTGCTGTCGGCCACCGACAAGCTGGTCGTGGCCACCGGCATCCTGAACGTGTGGGCGACGCCCGCCGCCGAGGTCAACGACGGGTACCGGGAACTGGCCTGGACGGACCGCTTCCTGGTCGGCATCGGCGTCGGGCACCGCGAGATCGTGGGTGAGGTGTACCACAGCCCCTACCAGAAGCTGGTCCACTACCTGGACGAGCTGGACGTGCCGCGCGACCGGCTGGCCCTGGCCGCGCTGGGGCCGAGGGTGCTGCGGCTGGCGGTGGCGCGGACGTCCGTCGCGCACCCCTACCTGGTGACGCCCGAGTACACGGCGCGGGCCCGCGAGACGGTCGGCTCCGGCGCGCTGCTCGCGCCCGAGCAGCACGTGGTGCTGGAGGAGGACCCCGGCACGGCGCGCGACCTGGGGCGCGAGGCGCTGTCGGCCTACCTGCGGCTGCCGAACTACACGCGCAACTGGCTGCGCCACGGGTTCGCCGAGGAGGACCTGCTCGACGGCGGCAGCGACCGCCTGGTGGACGCGCTGGTCGCCTGGGGCCCGGTCGAGCGGGTGGCCGAGCGGCTGCGCGAGCACCGGCTGGCGGGCGCCGACCACGTCGCCGTGCAGGTGGTCGGCGCCTCGCCGGGCCGGGACGCGTACCGCGAGATCGCCGAGGCGCTGCGGTAG
- a CDS encoding HNH endonuclease family protein, with translation MSTVKRTARFSIFSLLLASALVLGLANSAQATPPGIPSTGTALSELAALTVATEGSSSGYSRDKFPHWTTVSGTCNTREQVLKRDGTGVVTDSNCAATSGRWYSPYDGATWTAASDVDIDHVVPLAEAWRSGASSWTTAKRQSFANDLGGPQLIAVTDNVNQAKGDQDPARWKPPLSSYWCTYAKMWTRSKHKWGLTLDSAEKSALQSMLGGC, from the coding sequence ATGTCAACGGTCAAGAGAACCGCACGATTCTCGATCTTTTCCCTGCTCCTGGCGAGTGCGCTGGTCCTGGGTCTGGCGAACTCCGCGCAGGCGACGCCACCGGGTATTCCGAGCACCGGCACCGCCCTGTCGGAACTGGCCGCGCTCACGGTGGCGACCGAGGGGTCGTCCTCGGGCTACTCGCGGGACAAGTTCCCGCACTGGACCACCGTCTCGGGCACCTGCAACACCCGTGAGCAGGTGCTCAAGCGCGACGGCACGGGCGTGGTCACCGATTCGAACTGCGCCGCCACGTCGGGCCGCTGGTACAGCCCGTACGACGGGGCGACCTGGACGGCGGCCTCCGACGTGGACATCGACCACGTCGTGCCGCTCGCCGAGGCGTGGCGCTCGGGCGCGTCGTCGTGGACGACGGCCAAGCGCCAGTCGTTCGCGAACGACCTGGGCGGACCGCAGCTCATCGCCGTCACGGACAACGTCAACCAGGCGAAGGGCGACCAGGACCCGGCCCGGTGGAAGCCTCCGCTGAGCTCCTACTGGTGCACCTACGCCAAGATGTGGACGCGGTCGAAGCACAAGTGGGGTTTGACGCTGGACTCCGCGGAGAAGTCTGCGTTGCAGAGCATGCTCGGCGGGTGTTGA
- a CDS encoding aldo/keto reductase, producing MTKLGTSDLDVSRLCLGGNVFGWTADEEASFAVLDGFTRAGGNFVDTADSYSMWAEGHVGGESERVIGRWLASRGNRDEVVVATKVGMLRGLDGLGADTVERAAEDSLRRLGVDHIDLYYAHRDDPGTPQEETLAAFDRLVRAGKVRHVAASNYTAERLASALEVSRREGLAPFVALQQPYNLVDRAYEGPLRDVVASAGLSSAPYWGLAKGFLTGKYRPGATVEGPRAAAASKYLDERGLRVLRALDEVAGARGTTQAAVALAWLADRPTVAAPIASARSAEQLAALLPALELELTAAERDALTAASEA from the coding sequence ATGACGAAACTGGGAACCAGCGACCTGGACGTGTCGCGCCTCTGCCTGGGCGGGAACGTCTTCGGCTGGACCGCCGACGAGGAAGCGTCGTTCGCCGTGCTGGACGGCTTCACCCGGGCGGGTGGCAACTTCGTGGACACCGCCGACTCGTACTCGATGTGGGCCGAGGGGCACGTCGGCGGCGAGTCGGAGCGGGTCATCGGCCGGTGGCTCGCGTCCCGGGGCAACCGCGACGAGGTCGTCGTGGCCACGAAGGTGGGCATGCTGCGCGGGTTGGACGGCCTCGGGGCGGACACGGTGGAGCGCGCCGCCGAGGACTCGCTGCGCCGCCTCGGGGTGGACCACATCGATCTGTACTACGCGCACCGGGACGACCCGGGCACCCCGCAGGAGGAGACCCTCGCGGCGTTCGACCGGCTCGTGCGGGCGGGCAAGGTCCGGCACGTCGCGGCGTCGAACTACACCGCGGAGCGGCTGGCGTCGGCGCTGGAGGTGTCGCGGCGCGAGGGCCTGGCGCCGTTCGTGGCGCTCCAGCAGCCCTACAACCTCGTGGACCGCGCCTACGAGGGACCGCTGCGCGACGTCGTGGCGTCGGCCGGCCTCTCGTCCGCGCCGTACTGGGGTCTGGCCAAGGGCTTCCTGACCGGCAAGTACCGTCCCGGCGCGACCGTCGAGGGTCCGCGCGCGGCGGCGGCGTCGAAGTACCTCGACGAGCGCGGCCTGCGCGTCCTGCGGGCCCTGGACGAGGTCGCCGGGGCCCGCGGGACGACCCAGGCGGCCGTGGCCCTGGCGTGGCTCGCGGACCGGCCGACGGTCGCCGCCCCGATCGCCAGCGCCCGCAGCGCCGAGCAACTGGCGGCCCTGCTGCCCGCGCTGGAGCTGGAGCTGACGGCCGCGGAGCGGGACGCCCTCACCGCCGCGAGCGAAGCTTAA
- a CDS encoding adenylosuccinate synthase, which yields MPAVVLIGAQWGDEGKGKATDLLGDRVQWVVRYQGGNNAGHTVVLPDGQKFALHLIPSGILTPGVTSVIGNGVVVDPAVLLDELAGLDAQGVDTSSLIISADAHLIMPYHVAIDKVTERYLGKAKIGTTGRGIGPCYQDKIARVGVRAQDLLDEKILRQKVEAALDFKNQVLVKVYNRKALDADEIVDNVLEHGAKFANRIADTRLLLNQALERGETVLLEGSQGTLLDVDHGTYPFVTSSNPTSGGASAGSGIGPTRITTVIGILKAYTTRVGSGPFPTELNDDMGEHLRKTGGEFGVTTGRSRRTGWFDAVIARYAARVNGITDYFLTKLDVLSGLEKVPVCVGYTIDGERVDDMPMTQTDVHHAVPVYEELPGWFEDISACRTFEELPANARAYVEHLEEISGARMSAIGVGPGRDQTIVRHRII from the coding sequence ATGCCGGCCGTCGTGCTGATCGGTGCCCAGTGGGGCGATGAGGGCAAGGGCAAGGCCACGGACCTGCTCGGTGACCGCGTGCAGTGGGTCGTCCGCTACCAGGGCGGCAACAACGCCGGGCACACCGTCGTGCTGCCCGACGGGCAGAAGTTCGCCCTGCACCTGATCCCGTCCGGCATCCTCACGCCCGGTGTGACGAGCGTCATCGGCAACGGCGTCGTGGTCGACCCCGCCGTGCTGCTGGACGAGCTGGCCGGCCTGGACGCGCAGGGCGTGGACACCAGCAGTTTGATCATCTCCGCTGACGCGCACCTGATCATGCCCTACCACGTGGCCATCGATAAGGTCACCGAGCGCTACCTGGGCAAGGCCAAGATCGGCACCACCGGTCGCGGCATCGGCCCGTGCTACCAGGACAAGATCGCCCGCGTCGGCGTGCGCGCCCAGGACCTGCTCGACGAGAAGATCCTGCGGCAGAAGGTCGAGGCCGCCCTGGACTTCAAGAACCAGGTGCTGGTCAAGGTCTACAACCGCAAGGCGCTCGACGCCGACGAGATCGTGGACAACGTGCTGGAGCACGGCGCGAAGTTCGCGAACCGCATCGCCGACACCCGCCTGCTGCTCAACCAGGCGCTGGAGCGCGGCGAGACCGTGCTGCTGGAGGGCTCGCAGGGCACCCTGCTGGACGTCGACCACGGCACCTACCCGTTCGTGACCTCGTCCAACCCGACGTCGGGCGGCGCCTCGGCGGGCTCGGGCATCGGGCCGACCCGGATCACCACGGTCATCGGCATCCTCAAGGCGTACACCACGCGCGTCGGCTCGGGCCCGTTCCCGACCGAGCTGAACGACGACATGGGCGAGCACCTGCGCAAGACCGGCGGCGAGTTCGGCGTCACCACGGGCCGCTCGCGGCGCACCGGCTGGTTCGACGCCGTGATCGCCCGCTACGCGGCCCGGGTCAACGGCATCACCGACTACTTCCTCACCAAGCTGGACGTGCTGTCCGGGCTGGAGAAGGTGCCGGTGTGCGTCGGCTACACGATCGACGGCGAGCGCGTCGACGACATGCCGATGACGCAGACCGACGTGCACCACGCCGTGCCGGTGTACGAGGAGCTGCCGGGCTGGTTCGAGGACATCAGCGCGTGCCGGACGTTCGAGGAGCTGCCCGCGAACGCCCGCGCGTACGTCGAGCACCTGGAGGAGATCTCCGGCGCCCGGATGTCCGCGATCGGCGTCGGTCCCGGCCGCGACCAGACCATCGTGCGGCACCGGATCATCTGA
- the fbaA gene encoding class II fructose-bisphosphate aldolase, with product MPIATPEVYAEMLDRAKANEFAYPAINVTSSETLNAALRGFAEAESDGIIQVSTGGAEFASGTKVKDMVTGAVALAEFAHVVAEKYPVNIALHTDHCPKDKLDGYVRPLVAISQERVDKGLNPLFQSHMWDGSAVPLDENLKIAAELLDLTAKAKIILEIEVGVVGGEEDGVAHEINEKLYTSPEDYLKTVEALGAGEKGRYLVAATFGNVHGVYKPGNVKLRPEILKQGQDVVAEKLGLPAGSKPFDLVFHGGSGSLLEEIHEALTYGVIKMNIDTDTQYAFTRPIVGHFFQNYDGVLKVDGEVGNKKAYDPRSYLKAAEQGMAARIAQACEHLKSSGRMIAG from the coding sequence ATGCCCATCGCAACCCCCGAGGTCTACGCCGAGATGCTCGACCGCGCGAAGGCGAACGAGTTCGCCTACCCCGCGATCAACGTCACCTCGTCCGAGACCCTCAACGCGGCCCTGCGCGGCTTCGCGGAGGCCGAGAGCGACGGGATCATCCAGGTCTCGACCGGTGGTGCCGAGTTCGCCTCGGGCACCAAGGTCAAGGACATGGTGACCGGCGCGGTTGCGCTGGCGGAGTTCGCGCACGTCGTCGCCGAGAAGTACCCGGTGAACATCGCGCTGCACACCGACCACTGCCCCAAGGACAAGCTGGACGGCTACGTCCGCCCGCTCGTCGCGATCAGCCAGGAGCGCGTGGACAAGGGCCTCAACCCCCTGTTCCAGTCGCACATGTGGGACGGCTCGGCCGTGCCGCTGGACGAGAACCTGAAGATCGCCGCCGAACTGCTCGACCTCACCGCCAAGGCGAAGATCATCCTCGAGATCGAGGTGGGCGTCGTCGGCGGCGAGGAGGACGGCGTCGCGCACGAGATCAACGAGAAGCTCTACACGTCCCCCGAGGACTACCTCAAGACGGTGGAGGCCCTCGGCGCCGGCGAGAAGGGCCGCTACCTGGTGGCGGCGACCTTCGGCAACGTGCACGGCGTCTACAAGCCGGGCAACGTGAAGCTGCGCCCGGAGATCCTCAAGCAGGGCCAGGACGTGGTGGCCGAGAAGCTCGGCCTGCCGGCCGGCTCGAAGCCGTTCGACCTGGTCTTCCACGGCGGCTCCGGCTCGCTGCTGGAGGAGATCCACGAGGCGCTGACCTACGGCGTCATCAAGATGAACATCGACACGGACACGCAGTACGCGTTCACCCGTCCGATCGTGGGTCACTTCTTCCAGAACTACGACGGCGTGCTCAAGGTGGACGGCGAGGTCGGCAACAAGAAGGCGTACGACCCGCGCTCCTACCTCAAGGCCGCCGAGCAGGGCATGGCCGCCCGCATCGCCCAGGCGTGCGAGCACCTGAAGTCGTCCGGCCGGATGATCGCCGGCTGA
- a CDS encoding DUF427 domain-containing protein: MAIARWNGEIIAESDKTELVEGNHYFPAESVHMQFLRPSETTSVCSWKGTANYYTLHVGGRDNPDAAWFYAEPGEAAANIKGHVAFWRGVEVSD; the protein is encoded by the coding sequence ATGGCGATCGCACGGTGGAACGGCGAGATCATCGCCGAGAGCGACAAGACCGAGCTGGTGGAGGGGAACCACTACTTCCCCGCGGAGTCCGTCCACATGCAGTTCCTCCGGCCGTCGGAGACGACGTCGGTCTGCTCGTGGAAGGGCACGGCGAACTACTACACCCTGCACGTCGGGGGGCGGGACAACCCCGACGCCGCGTGGTTCTACGCGGAGCCCGGGGAGGCCGCGGCGAACATCAAGGGGCACGTCGCGTTCTGGCGCGGCGTCGAGGTGTCGGACTAG
- a CDS encoding ROK family protein, which produces MKAALVSGTPDGVTPVEQRRRPTRPGGDAVVEDVVALVDELRAVAGPPVEAVGLVVPGIVDEAAGTGVYSANLGWRDHPFRAAVEAATGLPTAFGHDVRAGGLAELRLGSARDLTDAVIMPIGTGIAAALVLGGRVSPAPGEVGHVDVGHGDPCGCGQRGCVEARASSAAIARRYAERANRQVSGAAEVARLLGAGDPDAAVVWQEAVDALARGILLVAALLGPEAVVLGGGLALAGPLLTDPLGERLDELITFQRRPELRLAALGDEAGCLGAALLAIDMLEDR; this is translated from the coding sequence ATGAAGGCCGCCCTGGTCTCCGGCACCCCGGACGGGGTCACCCCGGTGGAGCAGCGCCGCCGCCCGACCAGGCCGGGCGGCGACGCCGTGGTCGAGGACGTGGTCGCCCTCGTGGACGAGCTGCGCGCGGTCGCCGGGCCCCCGGTCGAGGCGGTCGGCCTGGTCGTCCCCGGCATCGTCGACGAGGCCGCCGGCACCGGCGTGTACTCCGCCAACCTCGGCTGGCGCGACCACCCGTTCCGCGCCGCCGTCGAGGCCGCGACCGGCCTGCCCACCGCGTTCGGCCACGACGTGCGCGCCGGCGGCCTCGCCGAGCTGCGCCTGGGCAGCGCCCGCGACCTGACCGACGCCGTGATCATGCCCATCGGCACCGGCATCGCCGCCGCGCTCGTCCTGGGCGGTCGCGTCTCACCGGCGCCCGGCGAGGTCGGGCACGTCGACGTCGGCCACGGCGACCCGTGCGGCTGCGGCCAGAGGGGGTGCGTCGAGGCGCGCGCGAGCAGCGCCGCCATCGCCCGCCGGTACGCGGAACGCGCGAACCGCCAGGTGAGCGGCGCGGCGGAGGTGGCCCGGCTGCTCGGCGCGGGCGACCCGGACGCGGCGGTGGTCTGGCAAGAGGCGGTTGACGCCCTCGCGCGGGGCATCCTGCTGGTGGCGGCCCTGCTGGGCCCGGAGGCGGTGGTGCTGGGCGGTGGCCTGGCACTGGCGGGGCCGTTGCTGACGGACCCGCTGGGCGAGCGGCTGGACGAGCTGATCACGTTCCAGCGGCGCCCGGAACTGCGGTTGGCGGCGTTGGGCGACGAGGCCGGGTGCCTCGGCGCCGCGCTGCTGGCCATCGACATGCTGGAGGACAGATGA
- a CDS encoding SDR family oxidoreductase, which translates to MDVAGKVVLITGAARGIGAEVARRLAAKGAKVALVGLEGEQLREVAEQCGGRAWEADVTDWDALEAAVAGVVEHFGGIDVLVANAGVAATGFIRSMDRAAFERVVEVNLLGVWRTVRTCLPHLVASRGYCLVVSSLAAIVHIPGNAAYSAAKAGCEAFADSLRAEVRHLGVDVGVAYFSWISTDMVDSADEHPVFGPLRRGMPGLASKKYPVSDVGRAVVRAVERRSKAVHVPGWVGGLKLFRAFTPAVVARQTPKSMAAADREMAAADTSGLVGPGGTAAGKPPAATS; encoded by the coding sequence GTGGACGTTGCGGGCAAGGTCGTCCTGATCACCGGCGCGGCGAGGGGCATCGGCGCGGAGGTCGCGCGCCGCCTGGCCGCCAAGGGCGCGAAGGTCGCCCTCGTCGGCCTGGAGGGCGAGCAGCTGCGCGAGGTCGCCGAGCAGTGCGGCGGGCGGGCGTGGGAGGCGGACGTCACCGACTGGGACGCCCTGGAGGCCGCCGTCGCCGGCGTCGTCGAGCACTTCGGCGGCATCGACGTGCTCGTGGCCAACGCGGGCGTCGCCGCCACCGGTTTCATCCGGTCGATGGACCGGGCGGCGTTCGAGCGGGTCGTCGAGGTCAACCTGCTCGGCGTGTGGCGCACCGTGCGCACGTGCCTGCCGCACCTGGTCGCGAGCCGCGGCTACTGCCTCGTGGTGTCGTCGCTGGCGGCGATCGTGCACATCCCCGGCAACGCGGCGTACTCGGCGGCCAAGGCGGGCTGCGAGGCGTTCGCCGACAGCCTGCGCGCCGAGGTCCGCCACCTCGGCGTGGACGTGGGCGTCGCGTACTTCTCGTGGATCTCCACGGACATGGTGGACAGCGCCGACGAGCACCCCGTGTTCGGCCCGCTGCGCCGCGGCATGCCGGGGCTCGCGAGCAAGAAGTACCCGGTGTCCGACGTGGGCAGGGCCGTGGTCCGCGCCGTCGAGCGGCGGTCGAAGGCCGTGCACGTCCCGGGCTGGGTGGGCGGCCTGAAGCTGTTCCGGGCGTTCACCCCGGCCGTGGTCGCGCGGCAGACGCCGAAGTCGATGGCCGCCGCCGACCGCGAGATGGCCGCCGCCGACACCTCGGGCCTGGTCGGTCCGGGCGGCACCGCGGCCGGGAAGCCCCCGGCGGCCACGTCCTGA
- a CDS encoding YciI family protein, with product MARFAVELVFGDDQEARLAVRPAHREYLAGLVEKGVLLVAGPWADQTGALLVYEVADEAELREVLAADPYTPAGVVAATRVHEWQTLTGAWA from the coding sequence GTGGCCAGGTTCGCGGTCGAGTTGGTGTTCGGGGACGACCAGGAGGCCCGGTTGGCGGTGCGGCCCGCCCACCGCGAGTACCTGGCCGGCCTGGTCGAGAAGGGCGTCCTGCTGGTGGCGGGTCCGTGGGCGGACCAGACCGGCGCCCTGCTGGTCTACGAGGTGGCCGACGAGGCCGAGCTGCGCGAGGTGCTCGCCGCCGACCCGTACACGCCCGCCGGCGTGGTGGCCGCGACGCGCGTGCACGAGTGGCAGACGTTGACGGGCGCCTGGGCCTAG
- a CDS encoding LLM class flavin-dependent oxidoreductase, with product MSVVLHWFLPTSGDGRTVVERFHANSSPGAAAAQRDPDVDYLAEVAQAAERNGFEGVLTPTGTWCEDAWLTTAALIARTSTLKFLVALRPGVLSPTLAAQMAATYQRISRGRLLLNVVTGGDEVEQRRFGDWLDHDQRYARTDEFLHVVRAAWSGRPVDFEGVHYRIAGGTVMGVPDPVPPIYFGGSSDAALPVAARRADVYLTWGEPPAQVAEKIHRVRELAGDRPIRFGVRLHAISRDTSAEAWREAEKLLEALDPAQVARAQRQLRASGSVGQQRMAALHGGDLSRGVRGLEVHPGLWAGIGLVRGGAGTALVGSHEEVADLVEEYHTLGVDEFVLSGHPHLEEAYWFGEGVRPVLAARGLLAPTGGRGAPVELDVAARAGAVAVEGS from the coding sequence ATGAGCGTCGTACTGCACTGGTTCCTGCCCACGTCCGGTGACGGCCGCACGGTCGTCGAGCGCTTCCACGCGAACAGCTCGCCCGGGGCCGCCGCCGCCCAGCGCGACCCGGACGTCGACTACCTGGCCGAGGTCGCGCAGGCCGCCGAGCGCAACGGCTTCGAGGGCGTGCTGACGCCCACCGGCACGTGGTGCGAGGACGCGTGGCTCACCACCGCCGCGCTGATCGCCCGCACGTCCACCCTGAAGTTCCTGGTGGCCCTCCGGCCCGGCGTCCTCTCGCCGACCCTGGCCGCCCAGATGGCCGCGACCTACCAGCGGATCTCGCGGGGCAGGCTGCTGCTCAACGTGGTGACCGGCGGCGACGAGGTCGAGCAGCGCCGGTTCGGCGACTGGCTCGACCACGACCAGCGCTATGCCCGCACGGACGAGTTCCTGCACGTCGTGCGCGCCGCGTGGTCGGGCCGGCCGGTCGACTTCGAGGGCGTGCACTACCGGATCGCGGGCGGCACGGTCATGGGCGTGCCCGACCCCGTGCCGCCGATCTACTTCGGCGGCTCGTCCGACGCGGCCCTCCCGGTGGCCGCCCGGCGCGCCGACGTCTACCTGACCTGGGGCGAACCCCCGGCGCAGGTGGCGGAGAAGATCCACCGCGTCCGCGAGCTGGCGGGCGACCGCCCGATCCGGTTCGGCGTCCGGCTGCACGCGATCAGCCGCGACACCTCCGCCGAGGCGTGGCGGGAGGCGGAGAAGCTGCTGGAGGCCCTGGACCCGGCGCAGGTGGCGCGGGCCCAGCGGCAGCTGCGCGCCTCCGGGTCCGTGGGGCAGCAGCGCATGGCCGCCCTGCACGGTGGCGACCTGTCCAGGGGCGTGCGAGGGCTGGAGGTGCACCCTGGCCTGTGGGCCGGCATCGGCCTGGTGCGCGGCGGCGCGGGCACGGCCCTGGTCGGCAGCCACGAGGAGGTCGCGGACCTGGTCGAGGAGTACCACACGCTCGGCGTGGACGAGTTCGTGCTCTCCGGCCACCCGCACCTGGAGGAGGCGTACTGGTTCGGCGAGGGCGTCCGGCCGGTCCTGGCGGCGCGGGGCCTGCTCGCCCCGACCGGTGGGCGCGGCGCGCCGGTGGAACTCGACGTGGCCGCCCGGGCGGGCGCGGTGGCGGTCGAGGGTTCCTGA
- a CDS encoding SigE family RNA polymerase sigma factor, with product MVGPEQNSGGIARVQDTLTNLRIQDDAAPAPTGPLTLEDLYRQHRMRLVRLALLLVDEPATAEDVVQEAFTGLHRNWSNLRDAQAAVGYLRTAVVNGSRSVLRRRKTARDYTPPHVANARSAESLAMLTAEHQAVVAALSQLPPRQREVLVLRYYGDLSEAEIAEATGISKGTVKSTASRALDALQKIMAGR from the coding sequence GTGGTCGGTCCGGAGCAGAACAGCGGTGGCATCGCGCGCGTGCAGGACACGCTGACGAACCTGCGCATCCAGGACGACGCGGCACCGGCGCCCACGGGTCCGCTGACCCTGGAGGACCTCTACCGCCAGCACCGCATGCGGCTGGTGCGGCTGGCCCTGCTGCTGGTCGACGAACCCGCCACGGCGGAGGACGTGGTCCAGGAGGCGTTCACCGGTCTGCACCGCAACTGGTCCAACCTGCGGGACGCGCAGGCCGCCGTCGGCTACCTGCGCACGGCCGTGGTCAACGGTTCGCGCAGCGTGCTGCGCCGGCGCAAGACGGCCCGCGACTACACCCCGCCGCACGTGGCGAACGCCCGGTCGGCGGAGAGCCTGGCCATGCTGACCGCCGAGCACCAGGCGGTCGTCGCCGCGCTGTCCCAGCTGCCGCCGCGCCAGCGCGAGGTGCTGGTCCTGCGCTACTACGGCGATCTGTCCGAGGCCGAGATCGCCGAGGCCACCGGCATCAGCAAGGGCACGGTCAAGAGCACCGCGAGCCGCGCGCTGGACGCCCTGCAGAAGATCATGGCCGGTCGCTGA
- a CDS encoding DUF3151 domain-containing protein, with translation MENLLGGPAPAMLPDRPEAQAAAEAGTDPAKIVRAYPDFSEAWALLAERALQTGDPVAAYAYARTGYHRGLDQLRRAGWKGHGPIPWSHRPNQGFLRALAALARAADGIGETDEHKRCREFLADSDPAAPAALGLA, from the coding sequence ATGGAAAACCTGCTCGGAGGTCCCGCCCCCGCGATGCTGCCCGACCGGCCGGAGGCGCAGGCCGCCGCCGAGGCCGGCACCGACCCGGCCAAGATCGTCCGCGCGTACCCCGACTTCAGCGAGGCGTGGGCGCTGCTCGCGGAGCGCGCGCTGCAGACCGGCGACCCCGTCGCCGCGTACGCCTACGCGCGCACCGGCTACCACCGCGGCCTCGACCAGCTCCGCCGCGCCGGGTGGAAGGGGCACGGCCCCATCCCCTGGTCGCACCGCCCCAACCAGGGCTTCCTGCGCGCCCTCGCCGCGCTGGCCCGTGCCGCGGACGGGATCGGCGAGACCGACGAGCACAAGCGGTGCCGCGAGTTCCTGGCCGACAGCGACCCCGCGGCGCCCGCCGCCCTCGGCCTGGCCTGA
- a CDS encoding FUSC family protein, translating into MGAVRDEVARRLKRWRSTALPIAQAALAAGFSWLVATEVVGHPRPFFAPIAAVVCLGVSLGQRLRRVVELVVGVAVGVGVGDVLISLIGSGPWQIALVVALAMSAAVLLDGGAVIALQAGSSAVLVATLLPPSAGGGLDRMVDALVGGLVGLAVTALLPANPLTVAHRQAKVVLGELSTALRGVADAVAGRDAVRAAGVLARLRDSQDAVDEFRDALKTGGEIATIAPIRRRRRHELGRYGTAATPVDYALRNTRVLARRALAALRDDEPVPDVLPDVLRRYAEAVDVLRDELQRGDEPVRARAAVCAAAGSTTHVLGGEGFSTRVVLAQVRSVAVDLLQATGLSRAEAVESLPPLTRRN; encoded by the coding sequence GTGGGGGCCGTGCGCGACGAGGTGGCGCGCAGGCTGAAGCGGTGGCGGAGCACGGCCCTGCCGATCGCGCAGGCCGCACTCGCCGCCGGCTTCTCCTGGCTGGTCGCCACCGAGGTCGTCGGCCACCCCCGCCCGTTCTTCGCGCCGATCGCCGCCGTCGTCTGCCTCGGCGTCTCGCTGGGGCAGCGGCTGCGGCGGGTCGTCGAGCTGGTCGTGGGCGTGGCGGTGGGCGTCGGGGTCGGCGACGTGCTGATCTCGCTCATCGGCTCCGGACCGTGGCAGATCGCGCTGGTCGTCGCCCTGGCGATGTCCGCCGCCGTGCTGCTGGACGGCGGCGCGGTCATCGCGCTCCAGGCCGGGTCGTCGGCCGTGCTGGTGGCCACGCTGCTGCCGCCCAGCGCGGGCGGCGGGCTCGACCGGATGGTGGACGCGCTGGTCGGCGGGCTCGTCGGGCTCGCGGTGACGGCGCTGCTGCCCGCGAACCCGCTGACCGTGGCGCACCGGCAGGCGAAGGTGGTGCTCGGCGAGCTGTCCACCGCCCTGCGCGGCGTCGCGGACGCGGTGGCCGGGCGGGACGCGGTGCGGGCCGCCGGCGTGCTGGCGCGGCTGCGGGACAGCCAGGACGCGGTGGACGAGTTCAGGGACGCGCTCAAGACCGGTGGCGAGATCGCCACCATCGCGCCGATCCGCCGCCGGCGGCGGCACGAGCTGGGCCGGTACGGGACGGCCGCGACGCCGGTGGACTACGCGCTGCGCAACACCCGCGTGCTGGCCCGCAGGGCGTTGGCGGCGCTGCGCGACGACGAGCCCGTGCCCGACGTGCTGCCCGACGTGCTGCGGCGGTACGCGGAGGCGGTCGACGTGCTGCGCGACGAGCTGCAACGCGGTGACGAGCCGGTGCGGGCCCGGGCCGCGGTGTGCGCGGCGGCCGGCAGCACGACGCACGTGCTGGGCGGCGAGGGCTTCTCCACGAGGGTGGTGCTGGCCCAGGTCCGGTCGGTCGCGGTGGACCTGCTCCAGGCCACCGGCCTGTCGCGGGCGGAGGCGGTGGAGTCGCTGCCGCCCCTGACGCGCAGGAACTGA